The following proteins are co-located in the Desulfuromonas sp. genome:
- a CDS encoding putative nucleotidyltransferase substrate binding domain-containing protein: MAGPCLELDHRSGAEEGHVLDHFLRFHALGGRAFALPGSARHCPCRTSQEFQFSVLHARKRPEAQTPCRSSGALHSGEGGEHKGLLSLKQAGSVFIVDCIRMFMLEKGFDATTTIERLAELVKLNV; encoded by the coding sequence TTGGCAGGACCGTGTCTCGAGCTGGATCACCGTTCCGGAGCCGAAGAGGGTCATGTACTCGACCATTTTCTTCGATTTCATGCCCTTGGTGGGCGAGCCTTCGCTCTGCCAGGATCTGCGCGACATTGTCCATGCCGAACTTCGCAGGAATTCCAGTTTTCTGTATTACATGCTCGAAAACGACCTGAAGCACAAACCCCCTGTCGGTCTTCTGGGGCGCTTCATTCTGGAGAGGGGGGGGAGCACAAGGGGTTGCTTTCCCTCAAGCAGGCAGGGAGTGTTTTTATTGTGGACTGCATCCGCATGTTCATGCTCGAAAAGGGCTTTGACGCAACGACGACCATTGAGCGTCTGGCCGAACTTGTCAAGCTGAATGTTT